In Coregonus clupeaformis isolate EN_2021a chromosome 15, ASM2061545v1, whole genome shotgun sequence, one genomic interval encodes:
- the LOC123492682 gene encoding epididymis-specific alpha-mannosidase-like, which yields MVSYLHCTAIPPLPLEKAWRKEPRTRSPLRPVVLPDNLHLLTFSVPGWVYSSNHTLHLHNIETGTPGSTQPDYDRVLLRIMHLYEKGEDPVLSQPATINMKEVLRGMGEVGAVEERSLTGTWDISDLQRWKWKTSEDPGRGVKRSSIGVRGDFNVTISPKEIRTFFIYFK from the exons ATGGTCTCATACCTACACTGCACTGCCATTCCACCTCTCCCTCTAGAGAAGGCCTGGAGGAAGGAGCCTCGGACCAGATCTCCGCTTCGCCCCGTGGTCCTGCCTGACAACCTCCACCTGCTGACATTCAGTGTCCCGGGCTGGGTCTACAGCTCCAACCACACCCTGCACCTCCACAACATAGAGACAGGTACCCCTGGATCCACACAGCCGGACTACGATCGGGTCCTACTGAGGATCATGCATCTGTATGAGAAGGGGGAAGACCCGGTTCTCTCTCAGCCGGCTACAATTAACATGAAG GAAGTGCTGCGGGGCATGGGAGAAGTGGGAGCGGTGGAGGAGCGCTCTCTCACAGGAACCTGGGATATCTCCGACCTCCAGAGGTGGAAGTGGAAGACTTCAGAAGACCCAGGGAGAG GGGTCAAGAGGTCAAGTATTGGTGTGAGAGGTGATTTCAATGTGACCATATCACCCAAAGAAATCAGGACCTTCTTCATTTACTTCAAGTAG